The DNA region GGTCACGCTGAACGAATTGAATATCAGCCAGCCCTCTCCTAATTGTTTGTAACAGAATATGTTCTAACAACTCATTTGTATTAGGATTTTCTCAGCTATCTAAAAAACTCGAAAAACAATAAAGGTAAAGCGTTCTCTGATATCAGGGGACGTTTTTTTTGATGAAATTCTGTTTATAAAACTTGATGATCTCGAATCTGCTGCATCTCTGTCTTTAGATAGAGATCATTCTTCATGTAGTGAAAATCAGGTGCTTTTGATACAAACAGCATAAGTTTGCAGAAGTATGCTCTCTATTAGAGTAATTTACATAACAAGAACTTTGATGAACTTTTTTGGCGATCGCCATCATTTATACAATTTAATATTTTTTTAAGATATAGTATTAGAGTCAGTAAAAAGCAAAAAATAACCAGTCAAGTAAGACCTTTGTCTTACCAGTGACTTTCACCGTCACAAGGCACTTCATCGGGAGTGGAGACAGTTCATGGATGTTCAGCAATTGTTAAGGGCTTACGAGCATGGCGAGAGAGATTTTGCTGGCGTTAATCTACAAGGCGAAGACCTTAGTGGTGAGACTCTCGTTGCTGTTGATTTCCGAGGTGCAAACCTTGTTGGCGTAAACTTCCAGCGAACTTTTTTGATTCGAGCGAATCTTTCTGGTGCCTTGATGAATTGGGCGAATTTGTCCCATGCGAAGCTAAATGATGCGAAATTTGCTGATGCAGATCTGACAAAGGCAAATCTGCAAGGCGCATTTATGGTAAATACCAAATTTCCAAGAGGAAGATTGTGTGGAGCCAAGCTGAACTATGCTAATTCGCGTGGTGCAAACTTCTGGGGAGCCAATCTTTGCGGCAGCGATCTTGTTGGCATTAATCTGCGTCAATCAAATCTCAATGGCGCAAATATGAAGTGGACAAATTGTAAAGAAGCTCGCTTTAGCCATGCCAAGCTTTATGGGGCGTCGCTGCAAGATTCTGATTTTAGTGCTGCTTTTTTGCGAGATGTGAATTTTGAAGGGATGGATTTAGAGGGGTTGAATTTTTCGGCCGCAACCATCCAAGGTTCAAGCTTTATTAATGCAAATTTGCGCTATTGCAATTTTAGCAATGTCCATATGTGCCAGTCCTATCTGAATCAGGCCGATTTGCGGCACGCGAATTTTTCTGATGCAAAGCTAGAGGATGTTGAGCTCGACGGAACTTTAATGGAGCATGCAAACTTCGCTAATACAGATTTTTATGTACCTTCCTAGGGATTGAACTTCAGTTTGGGATTGCTCATAAATCGTGTAGGGAAAGAGACAATCATCTGCTAATAAAGGGTTTTACAATGATTGAAGTGACCCTGATTGTGCTGCAATACTTATGAGCGATCGCCTCTTTTTTCATCTTGCTATTCCGATTAATGACACAGAGAAAGCAAAGACATTTTATGCGGAGGCTTTGGGGAGTGTTGTCGGACGAGAAAATAAAAGCGCTGTCATTCTCAATTTTTACGGCCATCAGCTTGTTGCTCACGTCACACAGGAACCGTTGACGCCCCAAAAAGGTATTTATCCTCGGCATTTTGGCATCACTTTTTTAGACGAAGAGGATTGGCAGACAACCTTAGAACGAGCCGAAAAACATAAACTGATTTTTCGCGATCGCCCGCGTTTGAGATTTGAAGGGAAGCTCACAGAACATCGTACTTTTTTCCTGGAAGATCCCTTTTTCAATCTCCTTGAATTCAAATGGTATCGTCATCAGGAAGCAATTTTTGGTGGGCAGGAAGTGGCAGAAGTTGGCGATCGCTAGTGGTCTAATCACCTTATGATTTGAGGCGCTTGCGTGTGGGATTGAATTTTTTACTCGTTACTAAAGTTGTCAAAAGAATGCCCAAGACCAATCCTAGGAAATGGCTATAAAAACTAACATTTGTTGAGCTTAAATCAATCGCAAATTGTAGAATGATAATTCCTGAAATGAGGCGAAATTGTCGCAATGCTGATTTTGATTTTTCTTGCTGCCAACCTTGAAATAAGATGACGGCGATCGCCCCAATCATTCCCATAATTGAGCCAGAAGCCCCAACCCATAGGCGATAGGTTGAACGAATTTCATCCGTGAGGAATAGGAGCCAGCGAGGGAATCCTGAAAAATCCAACCCTTGTGCGAAGAATACTAATCCCAATAACATCAGCATCGCTCCCACTCCACTAGCAATATAAATAAAGAGGTAGCGTGTTTTTCCGAGGTTTCTCTCGACAAATCCTCCTAACAAATAAAGGGTCAAAATATTAGTGAGTAAATGACCCCAATCGATATGAATAAATGTGGCTGTGATAATCCGCCACCATTCGCCATTAATTACTTCTGATGGGACAAAGCCAGCGAGATCGAGTAATGCGCCTCTGTTGACTTTGAAATTAAGGACAATCCCCGAAATAAAAACAGCAATATTCACAAAAACAAGGAATAAGTTAATCGAAAATCCTTGTTTATAAATTGGGCGACGTTCTAAAAGCTCTTGATAGGATCTGTCAATGTTCGCCTGATTGATATTGCGGGTCAGCTCTGCAATTAAGGGATAGGATTCTGGCTTTAAAAGTTTTTCGGCAGGTTGAGGTGGATGTTTAAGGCGGAAGGCGATCGCCTGTTCAAAGTCCGTTGCAGCAGGATTTTCGACTAAGGCTTTCAGTTGTTTATCTGCAATACGTCTTTCCCCAGCGCCATACCAAGCGATCGCCCGCCAAAATTCTTGAATTTCCGATGGATAAATGGCGAGACAACCGGACAATAATTTTTCGACGAGTTTAACTTCGCCGCAAAATGCTGCTGCAAATAATTGCACGAGATAATAGTTGGTACGATCGCCACCTTGTGACAATGCTTTTTCAAAGGGTTTGAGTTGGAGTAAAAGCTCGTGAAGGTGGCCTGTTTCCCCTAAAGCACGGCAGTAATACATCGCCATCAGCGGGTCATGACTTTGCCGAGGTTTTGTTTGCAACCATTGCAATAAACCAGACCAATCGTATTGCATCACATAGACAGTGGCGATCGCCTGCTGTGCAACGTAACCAGGGCTCTTGTCATATTTTGCTAAAAGGGCTTGCGAGCCAGCAATATCTCCCTGCTTTGCCAACATCAAACATTGGATGATTTTTGGTTGATCCCACCAGTCATCAAAAGGATGCAGATACCGTAAACCAAAGGATAGGTAATAAGCCTTCTGATAGTCTTTCCGATAAATTAATCCTTGAATCTTTCTGATACCAAGGGATGGAATGACGATTAAAAGTGACCAAGTTGCCAACCCGACAAACACCGCCAGCCGCATCGATAGGATATTTGTTCCCCATGTCACCAACAGCACAATAATTGCTTTGTAGAGCCATCCTTTTGGTCGTGGAGCCGGTAATCGCAGCGTCCGAAAAATCAATAAACCGCAGGATAGAGAAATGCAATAAAACAGTAAAAAATACCAGTTCAGGAACGCCATAAAATCCGATTTTTTGGGCAAAGGAGCGAGCAAAGCTATCTGTTATCTTAAGTGAATATATTTTGTGACTGATTAAACGAACCTGAATTTAAACGATGAAAAACCTGTTGCGTTCTACCTGTTGTCTGCTTGCTATATCTTTATTTAGCTGTACAACGCTTCAACCTCCTGCCCAGGACACAGATGCGACGCAATCCACTGCTGACACTGAAACCACTGCTGTAGAGCCTCTCATCGCTGGTGCCATTCCTGACCAAGACCCCGAAAAATTACAACGTCTCTATGGATTGCTTGCGGATTATCTCAGCGAAACTCTAGAGGTTCCTGTCGAATATAAGCCTGTGACAGATTACCGGGCAGCAGTGACCGCGTTTAAAGTGGGTGACCTCGATTTAGTTTGGTTTGGTGGCCTAACGGGTGTTCAGGCTCGCTTGCAAGTAGATGGTGCCCAGGCGATCGCCCAACGGAATATTGACACAGAGTTCCATTCTGTATTGATTGCTAACGTAAATAGTGGTTTAGATGGATTGGCAAGTGCTGAGGAACTCACCCAACTCAAAGGCAAAACATTGACCTTCGGTAGTGAATCCTCTACGTCGGGTCGTTTGATGCCCCAATATTTCCTAGAGCAAGCAGGGGTAAACCTCGAAGATTTTCAGGGAGAAGTTGGCTTTTCTGGTTCCCATGACGTGACAATCCAACTTGTCGAAGCAGGCACCTATGATGTGGGCATGTTGAGCGAAGAGGTTTGGGAAAGTCGCCTTGAAGCTGGCGAATTCGATACCAATAAAGTTAAAGAAATCTGGCGCACACCTGCATATTTCAACTACCACTGGGTTATTTCCCCCGCAGTGGATGAACGTTATGGCGAAGGCTTCAGCGAAAAAGTACAGGCTGCATTATTCGCCCTTGATCCTAAAAATCCTGACCATGCAGAAATTCTTGATTTATTTAGTGCGGAATCCTTTATTCCAACCACCAATGAGAATTACATCGGTATCGAAACCGTTGGTCGTAAAATCGGCAAAGTTCAATAGGTCATTTAGATTGGCGCTCCATCTTTTGAAAACCCACTTGTTTTTTCACAGTGTAGATGGGGCGCTGCTTTACTTCGTCGTAAATGCGGCCAACATATTCGCCCAAAATGCCAAGGCAAATGAGCTGTACTGCCCCGAGGAAAAAGATGGCGATCGTAATCATCGTGTAGCCAATTAACTGGTTCGGAGCATCTGTCAGTCGCCAAAATAGCACCAACACCATCATGATCATCGCGATGACAGCTGTCGTTAGGCCAAGATAAGTTGCCATTTTTAACGGCTTTCTGGAGAGAGAAATAATCCCGTCAATGGCGAGGCTAAGGGATTTGCGGAACGTGTATTTAACTTCTCCAGCAAAACGCGGATCTCGATGGAATTTAACAGATGTTTGCGGGAAACCCACCCAAGCCCGTAAGCCACGGATATAACGGTTACGTTCCGGCATAGAATTGATAATATTGACGACCTCGCGAGACATTAAACAAAAATCACCCGTATCTGTCGGAATTGCAACATCAGTAAAGCGATTTAGAATGCGATAAAAACCGAAGGCCATTAACTTTTTAAACCAATTTTCTTGGCTTCGGCTAATACGTTGAGCATAGACAACATGGTAACCCTGACGCCACTGCCCGATTAGTTCTGAGATTAATTCGGGTGGATCCTGCAAGTCAGAGTCCATAATGATTACTGCATCTCCTTGAGCATAATTCAAGCCTGCGGTTACAGCGATCTGATGACCAAAGTTTCGTGCCAGACTAACGTAGTGAATCCGAGGGTCTTTTTGATTTAATTCATCGAGGATTTTAAGAGAACTATCTTTGCTCCCGTCATCAACAAAAATAACTTCTGCTTTACTATCTAGTTGTTCGAAAACCTGTGCCAGTCTTTTGTAGAGTTCATGAAGATTTTCTTCTTCATTAAAGACGGGAATTACAACGGAATATGTTGCATTAAAAGTCATAAGAAAAGCGATGATTTGAGACAGTCTTTAGGCGATCGCCTGATGTAATGTTTGTGTAGAGATTGCATTAGTGAGCACAGTCTACCGTGAAATGTGACGGCACTTATCGGTATGAGAAACAGATATTAGGCAATAAAAAAGACGCTCCAGAGAACGTCTTAGTTGGTTCTTCCGATTTGCTTGGAGGACGACTTGGTCTAAAGTTTGGCGATCGCCGCAATAATATCGCTAGGTTCAGCTCGTTTCGTATAGTCTTCGTCGACAAAAGCATAACGGATAATGCCAGTGGAATCGATAACATAGGTGGCTGGCATAGGTAGCTCATATTTTTCATTGCCATTGTGGGTGGCCACATCAATGCCAAACCCTTTGTAAATGGGCCGCAAAGCTTCTGAAAGCTCAAAGACTAAACCGAGTTTTTTCGCGACAACATTATCGACATCACTGAGCACAGGAAACTCTAATTCATTTTTCTCTTGGGTGGACAAAGAGTTATCCGGAGTTTCTGGGGAAATAGCGACGAGCTGTGCGCCACGCTTCTGAAATTCAGGTAGAGCTTGCTGGAGAGCTCGTAATTCGAGGTTGCAGTAGGGACACCAACCACCACGATAAAAGTTAATTACGACTGACCCAGATTGTAAAAGCTCACTGAGTTTGACTGTTTTCCCCGTAGCGTCGGGTAATTTGAAATCAGGAATGCGATCGCCCACTTTGAGAGCTTTCTCTACAAGATGCTGGGCTCGTAGCTCGGCTGTTTTTTCTGCCATTAATGCCTGAACCTCTTCGGGGACATTGGCACGAAAAGATTCCATGAATTGGCTGATTTGGTCTTGTAAGGAGTCCAGGGCGATCGCAGACATAAAAAGCTTCTCCTATATTTGACTTTATGGTCAAAAATAATTCAATAAAAATGCGGGATTTACTTCCCACACTTTGAATTATGGAATATTTGGACTGGATGGTCAAGAATGAGGTCTGTACGGAAAACCGTATTCGATTACTCGAAGGATTCTGCCCAAGTTTTTGCCCAATTGAGAGTCGCGTGAACTTCTTCGATGGTTGGAGCCTCACAGTAAAGTCTGAGAACAGGCTCCGTGCCGCTAAAGCGAATTAATAACCAACTTTGGTCGGCGAGGCGAAATTTATAACCATCTTTTGTGTCGCAATTTTCGACAGTTTTTCCGGCAATGTTTGTGGGTGTGTTGTCTTTAAGTTCACTTAGGAGGCGATCGCGAATCGAAAAATCTTTTAGGTGCAGATCGATGCGGTCATATACCGACGAAAACCCAACTTGATCTAAGAGTCCTTGGTAAATATCGCCCAAGTCTTTACCAGAGGTGGCGATCGCCTCTAGGACATAGAGAGCTGCCAAAAGTGCATCCCGCTCAGGAATATGATGACCATAGCCAATGCCACCAGATTCTTCACCACCGAGGAGGACCTTTTCACTCAGCATTCGCTCAGCAATATATTTATAGCCAATGGGGGTTTCAAAGAGTGGTAGCCCAAAGCTTTTGCTGAGTAATGGAATTAGGTCTGAGCCACTCACTGTTTTAACGACTTCACCGCCATAGCCGCGATTTTGGGATAGATGGGCAAGGAGAACCGGAATAAGTTTTTGGGAGCTGAGAAAATTGCCATTGCTGTCCATTGCCGCGATGCGATCACTATCTCCATCAAAAACAAAACCCACTTGGATAGCATCAGGGTTGTTGGCTTTCGCAGCACGAATCACACGTTTGAGTTGGGATAAATTTTTCTCTAGAGGTTCTGGGGCACGTCCACCAAACAATGGATCGGGGTCGCAATGGACTTCTTGAATTGTGCCGTTTAAGAGCTGGGTTAAACCACCAGACGCTGCGCCATACATAACGTCCGCAAAGACCTCTAATTCACCTGCGGCGATCGCCTCCCGAATTGGTTCAATATCCACCAACTTTTGTAAGCCTTCACAGTAATCTGCCCAAGGGTCGAAATAATCGAGAGAGGCATTTGTCGCATTGCTCGGCGTGATACCTGCATCTAATTTCGCTTCGATCTGCTCGGTAATATCTCCGGAGACGGAGCCACCAAATGCTCCTTTCACTTTTAAGCCTAAATATCCAGCAGGATTGTGGCTTGCGGTTAAGGCGATCGCTCCTAATGCTTTCTGATGGTGAGCCGCAAAACTGAGGGCTGGCGTTGGAGAAAAACAGTTTGCTAGCTGCACTGTAAACCCTTCCCCTTGGATTGCCTCAGCGGCAGCCAACGCAAATTCATCTGCGAGGAAACGGCGGTCATAACCTACGATTACCGTATTCGAGGTTGCCTGGTCTGAGTAATTTTCTTTCAGGACATAAGCTGCGGCGATCGCCACACGCTGTACCCGTTCAAACGTGAAGTCTGCCGCAATAATCCCGCGCCAACCATCTGTTCCAAATTTAATTGGTTTCTTACTCGGAATAGACATTACGCTCGCGGCTCCTAATAAACAAATCTGAAAATCTGCCCCAAGGATGCCAAAGGTTGATTCAGATTGTCAATTTACTGTAGAGCAATGATAATTTAAACTTCTCTTGAAAGCAGCTTAAAATAGAAGATCTGGTTAGATCTTTTGGGGATTTCCATGCAATATCAAGTTGAGATAAAGTACCAATATTAAGCTCACCTTAAGTGATGATAATTTTTGCCTGAAAGCTAACGCTAATCAATAAATCGTTAAATAGATTTATGAGAAATCTAGTCAAAATAAAGCTTTTGGTGCAATGATTCTAGCCAATATGTTGACTTTTTAACTGAAAATCAAAATTTAATAAAAAAAGAGATTTCCTTAAGTATTTTTACTGCTAACTGATTGGATTTGTTGTGAATAAGGGAATACTAAAGCGAGCCTATTTTGTGTGGCTCTGTCCAAAACCCCAAGGGATTCGATAAAGTATCTCTGAGGCACTACCATTTGTTTGCTTTATGTTTCTTAGCTCTCGTTTCTATCGGGTGTGGATTTGGGTTTGCTCTTCATTTATTCTGGTGCTGCCAACCCTTGGCTCAGCGCAAATCGTTCCGGATACAGACCCTGCGACTACCACCCAGACGAGAGTAACGCCAAATGATGCAGGCGATCGCCACACGATTGATGAAGGAATAATTTCCGGCGATGGCACAAATTTATTCCATCATTTCAGCCAATTTGATTTGCCAACAGGCGACACAGCTGTATTCGATCTACAAACTACCCCGGCGATCACCAATATTCTCAATCGAGTTTTGGGTGATAACCCCTCCGAAATTAATGGAGCGCTTGAAATTCTCGGTGGTAATAATCCCAATCTATTTTTAATTAATCCCGCAGGCGTTGTTTTTGGGCAAAACGCTAGCCTAAATATCCCCGGCGATTTCACCGCGACAACTGCTGATGCAGTTCAATTTGAAGACGCTAGTTGGCTTGAAACAAGTGCAGCATCGGACTATAGCGACTTTAATGGTTTACCCACTGGTTTTGATTTTCTCTCGGCAACAGGCGTCATTATTAATGGTGCAGACCTCGCTGTTGGAGATGGAAAAGCTTTAAATTTTCTAGCGAGTGGCATCGTCAATACAGGCACGCTCAGCACAGGTGAATTGAATGCTCCAGGCGGAGCGATTACCCTAACAGCTCTTCCAGAAACAGGTACGGTCAAACTGTCCCAAGCCGGTAGTTTACTGAATTTAGAATTCATGCCCGATCAGATGATGGGCTCTGTAACTCCCCTTGATTTTGCGGAGTTGCTCACTGGCGATGATCTTGATCTAGATCCCATTGAGTTTGCCCTTGGACTAACGATTGAGAATGGGATCCTCCAAACAAATTCTGGGATTTCGTTGCCACAAACCTCTGGTCTTTTATTTTCTGACAATGAAATTAATGCAGGGGTTGGCGATGTGGCGATCGCCGGATCACAGGTTGGAATTAATGGCTTTACGACAGGCGATACCCTCAATATCAATGCCGATGATTCATTTGTGCTTTTATCTTCTGGCAATATCGATTTTGATAATGGAGAGGTGACGATCACCGCGCCACAAGCTGGGATTTATGGTGATATTGCTGCTGTTAAATTAACCTTAGACACGACCACTGGTATTGAAATCGCTGCACCTTTAAACGTTGAGAACTGGGCGATATCTGTCGACGAAATTGAAATTGGC from [Leptolyngbya] sp. PCC 7376 includes:
- a CDS encoding glycosyltransferase family 2 protein, with amino-acid sequence MTFNATYSVVIPVFNEEENLHELYKRLAQVFEQLDSKAEVIFVDDGSKDSSLKILDELNQKDPRIHYVSLARNFGHQIAVTAGLNYAQGDAVIIMDSDLQDPPELISELIGQWRQGYHVVYAQRISRSQENWFKKLMAFGFYRILNRFTDVAIPTDTGDFCLMSREVVNIINSMPERNRYIRGLRAWVGFPQTSVKFHRDPRFAGEVKYTFRKSLSLAIDGIISLSRKPLKMATYLGLTTAVIAMIMMVLVLFWRLTDAPNQLIGYTMITIAIFFLGAVQLICLGILGEYVGRIYDEVKQRPIYTVKKQVGFQKMERQSK
- a CDS encoding rhomboid family intramembrane serine protease; protein product: MAFLNWYFLLFYCISLSCGLLIFRTLRLPAPRPKGWLYKAIIVLLVTWGTNILSMRLAVFVGLATWSLLIVIPSLGIRKIQGLIYRKDYQKAYYLSFGLRYLHPFDDWWDQPKIIQCLMLAKQGDIAGSQALLAKYDKSPGYVAQQAIATVYVMQYDWSGLLQWLQTKPRQSHDPLMAMYYCRALGETGHLHELLLQLKPFEKALSQGGDRTNYYLVQLFAAAFCGEVKLVEKLLSGCLAIYPSEIQEFWRAIAWYGAGERRIADKQLKALVENPAATDFEQAIAFRLKHPPQPAEKLLKPESYPLIAELTRNINQANIDRSYQELLERRPIYKQGFSINLFLVFVNIAVFISGIVLNFKVNRGALLDLAGFVPSEVINGEWWRIITATFIHIDWGHLLTNILTLYLLGGFVERNLGKTRYLFIYIASGVGAMLMLLGLVFFAQGLDFSGFPRWLLFLTDEIRSTYRLWVGASGSIMGMIGAIAVILFQGWQQEKSKSALRQFRLISGIIILQFAIDLSSTNVSFYSHFLGLVLGILLTTLVTSKKFNPTRKRLKS
- a CDS encoding peroxiredoxin-like family protein encodes the protein MSAIALDSLQDQISQFMESFRANVPEEVQALMAEKTAELRAQHLVEKALKVGDRIPDFKLPDATGKTVKLSELLQSGSVVINFYRGGWCPYCNLELRALQQALPEFQKRGAQLVAISPETPDNSLSTQEKNELEFPVLSDVDNVVAKKLGLVFELSEALRPIYKGFGIDVATHNGNEKYELPMPATYVIDSTGIIRYAFVDEDYTKRAEPSDIIAAIAKL
- a CDS encoding VOC family protein; its protein translation is MSDRLFFHLAIPINDTEKAKTFYAEALGSVVGRENKSAVILNFYGHQLVAHVTQEPLTPQKGIYPRHFGITFLDEEDWQTTLERAEKHKLIFRDRPRLRFEGKLTEHRTFFLEDPFFNLLEFKWYRHQEAIFGGQEVAEVGDR
- a CDS encoding pentapeptide repeat-containing protein — translated: MDVQQLLRAYEHGERDFAGVNLQGEDLSGETLVAVDFRGANLVGVNFQRTFLIRANLSGALMNWANLSHAKLNDAKFADADLTKANLQGAFMVNTKFPRGRLCGAKLNYANSRGANFWGANLCGSDLVGINLRQSNLNGANMKWTNCKEARFSHAKLYGASLQDSDFSAAFLRDVNFEGMDLEGLNFSAATIQGSSFINANLRYCNFSNVHMCQSYLNQADLRHANFSDAKLEDVELDGTLMEHANFANTDFYVPS
- a CDS encoding phosphoglucomutase/phosphomannomutase family protein; the encoded protein is MSIPSKKPIKFGTDGWRGIIAADFTFERVQRVAIAAAYVLKENYSDQATSNTVIVGYDRRFLADEFALAAAEAIQGEGFTVQLANCFSPTPALSFAAHHQKALGAIALTASHNPAGYLGLKVKGAFGGSVSGDITEQIEAKLDAGITPSNATNASLDYFDPWADYCEGLQKLVDIEPIREAIAAGELEVFADVMYGAASGGLTQLLNGTIQEVHCDPDPLFGGRAPEPLEKNLSQLKRVIRAAKANNPDAIQVGFVFDGDSDRIAAMDSNGNFLSSQKLIPVLLAHLSQNRGYGGEVVKTVSGSDLIPLLSKSFGLPLFETPIGYKYIAERMLSEKVLLGGEESGGIGYGHHIPERDALLAALYVLEAIATSGKDLGDIYQGLLDQVGFSSVYDRIDLHLKDFSIRDRLLSELKDNTPTNIAGKTVENCDTKDGYKFRLADQSWLLIRFSGTEPVLRLYCEAPTIEEVHATLNWAKTWAESFE
- a CDS encoding putative selenate ABC transporter substrate-binding protein, producing the protein MKNLLRSTCCLLAISLFSCTTLQPPAQDTDATQSTADTETTAVEPLIAGAIPDQDPEKLQRLYGLLADYLSETLEVPVEYKPVTDYRAAVTAFKVGDLDLVWFGGLTGVQARLQVDGAQAIAQRNIDTEFHSVLIANVNSGLDGLASAEELTQLKGKTLTFGSESSTSGRLMPQYFLEQAGVNLEDFQGEVGFSGSHDVTIQLVEAGTYDVGMLSEEVWESRLEAGEFDTNKVKEIWRTPAYFNYHWVISPAVDERYGEGFSEKVQAALFALDPKNPDHAEILDLFSAESFIPTTNENYIGIETVGRKIGKVQ